GAAGCAGTTCGAAAGCGGCCTGGCGGTAGTGCTCGGCGATGTCCAGGGCCGCCGCCGGACTGTCGCCGAGGATCACCTGGAAGTGCTTCCAGAACTTCAGCCGCCGGCCCTGCTCCGCCGCCTCCTCGTTCAGCCTGCGCTTGAGCTCCGCGGTCTGCGTGGGGCTGGCGAAGTGGCCGGCGTAGACGTCAGCGAAGCGCACCGCCAGGCGTTGTGCCTGCGCCGAGGAGCCGCCAACGGATAGCGGCGGGCGCGGCCGCTGGATCGGCAGGAAGCCGCTGCCGGCGTCCTCCAGCCGGTAGAACTCGCCGTGGTAGTCGAAGGGGTCGCGGCTTTCCAGGGCGCGGGTGAAGACCTCCAG
Above is a window of Desulfopila inferna DNA encoding:
- a CDS encoding LLM class flavin-dependent oxidoreductase, giving the protein LEVFTRALESRDPFDYHGEFYRLEDAGSGFLPIQRPRPPLSVGGSSAQAQRLAVRFADVYAGHFASPTQTAELKRRLNEEAAEQGRRLKFWKHFQVILGDSPAAALDIAEHYRQAAFELLLARPLDELAASPQVARDGERDRLARLEPEALREWVANT